A genome region from Oenanthe melanoleuca isolate GR-GAL-2019-014 chromosome 2, OMel1.0, whole genome shotgun sequence includes the following:
- the LOC130248838 gene encoding basic proline-rich protein-like — protein MLLPARTGLNGTGQGGSPAGTRPQPLSPARWPSRPGGGEPRQSPERAPDRAPTEPRQSPDRAPTEPPTEPRQSPDRAPDGASTEPRQEPRQSTDRTPNGAPTEPRHSTDRTPDGAPTEPPTELRQSPYKYPDRAQTVPRQNPRQSPDRTPDRAPIEPPTEPRQSPDGAPDRAPRTPDRAPTEPRESTDRAPTEPPTEPPTEPPPGPARHRPAPSAPMGGAAGPDGSPDRAPDRAPDRARARPRQAPAGHARRARGPGPLRHLPWTEARLSALTQPPFPDPCASYPRDRQSPQPAERLSVLAQRESMARAFSWRWD, from the exons ATGCTGCTCCCGGCGCGGACGGGACTGAACGGGACGGGGCAGGGGGGCAGCCCCGCCGGGACTCGCCCGCAGCCGCTGTCGCCGGCCCGCTGGCCGAGccgccccggcggcggcg AGCCCCGACAGAGCCCCGAGAGAGCCCCCGACAGAGCCCCGACAGAGCCCCGACAGAGCCCCGATAGAGCACCGACAGAACCCCCGACAGAGCCCCGACAGAGCCCCGATAGAGCCCCCGACGGAGCCTCGACAGAGCCCCGACAAGAGCCCCGACAGAGCACCGACAGAACCCCCAACGGAGCCCCGACAGAGCCCCGACACAGCACCGACAGAACCCCCGACGGAGCCCCGACAGAGCCCCCGACGGAGCTTCGACAGAGCCCCTACAAGTACCCCGACAGAGCCCAGACAGTGCCCCGACAGAACCCCCGACAGAGCCCCGACAGAACCCCCGACAGAGCCCCGATAGAGCCCCCGACGGAGCCTCGACAGAGCCCCGACGGAGCCCCCGACAGAGCACCGAGAACCCCCGATAGAGCCCCGACAGAGCCCCGAGAGAGCACCGACAGAGCCCCGACAGAGCCCCCGACGGAGCCTCCGACAGAGCCcccgcccggccctgcccggcaCCGCCCGGCACCGTCTGCACCGATGGGGGGAGCGGCGGGACCCGACGGATCCCCCGACAGAGCGCCCGACAGAGCCCCAGACAGagcccgcgcccggccccgccagGCACCGGCGGGCCACGCACGTCGGGCAAGAGGCCCCGGACCGCTTCGGCACCTCCCCTGGACCGAAGCACGCCTCTCGGCTTTGACACAGCCTCCCTTTCCTGACCCCTGCGCATCTTACCCCCGGGACCGCCAGTCCCCGCAGCCAGCGGAGCGGCTGTCAGTGCTGGCGCAGAGGGAATCGATGGCGCGGGCTTTTTCGTGGCGTTGGGACTGA
- the PTF1A gene encoding pancreas transcription factor 1 subunit alpha, with the protein METVLLEHFPGGLDSFSSPPYFDEEDFFSEPPARDVLGADVLLEPDVDFLSRQLQEYYRDGGDPEGGYRCPAPAAAFPPSPASPGFAYECCGAAGAALLSPGARLQALGSAKRRRRVRSEAELQQLRQAANVRERRRMQSINDAFEGLRSHIPTLPYEKRLSKVDTLRLAIGYINFLSELVQSDLPLRSASSESPSQPKKIIICHRGTRSPSPSDPDYGLPPLAGHSLSWTDEKQLKEQNIIRTAKVWTPEDPRKVNNKPSVNDIENEPPFDYVA; encoded by the exons ATGGagactgtgctgctggagcacttCCCCGGGGGGCTGGACTCCTTCTCCTCGCCCCCCTACTTTGACGAGGAGGACTTTTTCTCCGAGCCGCCTGCACGGGACGTGCTGGGCGCGGACGTGCTGCTGGAGCCGGACGTGGATTTCCTCAGCCGGCAGCTGCAGGAGTACTACCGCGACGGCGGCGACCCCGAGGGCGGCTACCGCTGCCCGGCGCCGGCCGCCGCCTTCCCGCCGTCTCCCGCCTCGCCCGGCTTCGCCTACGAGTGCtgcggggcggcgggcgcggcgctgcTGTCCCCCGGGGCGCGGCTCCAGGCGCTGGGCTCGGCCaagcggcggcggcgggtgcGCTCCGAGGcggagctgcagcagctccgtCAGGCCGCCAACgtgcgggagcggcggcggatGCAGTCCATCAACGACGCCTTCGAGGGGCTGCGCTCGCACATCCCCACTCTGCCCTACGAGAAGCGCCTCTCCAAGGTGGACACGCTGCGCCTGGCCATCGGCTACATCAACTTCCTCAGCGAACTGGTGCAGTCCGACCTGCCACTGCGCAGCGCCAGCAGCGAGAGCCCCAGCCAGCCCAAGAAAATCATCATCTGCCACCGCGGCACAA gatCTCCCTCCCCGAGCGACCCCGACTACGGACTCCCCCCTCTGGCCGGTCACTCGCTGTCGTGGACTGATGAAAAGCAGCTCAAGGAACAAAACATCATCCGGACAGCCAAAGTGTGGACCCCCGAGGACCCGCGGAAGGTGAACAACAAACCCTCCGTCAACGACATAGAGAACGAGCCCCCCTTCGACTACGTGGCGTGA